In Methylothermaceae bacteria B42, the genomic window AGAAATCCGCCGATTTTCCCTTTTCAAAATTCCCTGTCTCGTGGGCCAATCTCAGTGCCTGTGCGCCCCCCAAAGTAATCAGATAAAGTAATTGCTCCGGGCTCAATCGACATTGTTGCAGTTGTTGAATCTTGTAGGCATCTTGTGTCTCCTGCCACACAGTAAAATGCAGTCCTGCGCCAATATCGGTACCAAGGGCCAAGGGAATTTCATAGGCAAGATGCCGTTCCAGTGGAAATAATCCACTGCCAAGAAACAGGTTACTGCTGGGGCAATGACAGACTGCGCCACCAGCTTCGGCGATGCGCTGCAATTCCTCATCCCCAGCATGAATATTGTGGATCAACAGTGTCTTGGAGCCTAGCAAATCATAATGGTCATAGACATCAAGGTAATATTTGGCGTTGGGAAATAATTGCTTGACCGCGGCAATTTCTTCCTGGCTTTCGTTGATATGGGTCTGTAAATAACAATCCGGATTGGCCTTTAAAATTTCTCCACACATTGCCAACATTACCGGTGAACAAGACAAGGCAAACCGAGGCATCAGGGCATAGTGCAGCAATGGCTCGTCCCGGCAATAGTCAATGAACCGTTGACTGAGTTCCTCCGCTTTTTCAGGAGAAAGGCGTAATGCTTCTGGCCCGCCCTGATCCATTAATGTCAGGCCGGAAATCAAACGCAGCCCTTGCTGTTTAGCGGACTCGAAAAGGGCCATGGTGGCTTCAGGAAATTGGGAGCCGAATACCGCAGCCGTGGTAACCCCGCCCCGGATCAAGTGACTTATCAATTGATTGGCGGCCTTTTGCGCAAAACCGGCGTCTTGAAATTCCATCTCGGCGGGAAAAATGGTTTCGTTGAGCCAGGAAAGCAAGCCTTTATTGGCCGCCGCCACGGCGTAATATTGAGGAAAGTGCAGGTGGGCATCCACCAACCCCGGCAGCAACCAAGCGCCATCATGGGAGTAAATAGCTGTTTCCGAATCAATCTTGTGCAGCAATTCTCTCCGATCACCGACAGCCAAGATGCGGCCAGCCCCATCGATCCATATCCCCCCGTCTTCGATGATTTCCAGACAATTGGATTGCTTGAAGGGATTACCAAGCAAATGCGCGATAGTCCCAGTATGGAGCTGATTCATTCCGACAGGCCCAGCACCTTGGGCAAATCGGCAATCGAATCAATCACCAGATCTGGCTGAATTTTCGAAGCTTTCACAAAAGACTCCCGGTACTTGCCCGTTTTCACCAATATACCCATCAATCCAGCCTGCTGCCCACCGCCGATATCCGATTCGATATCGTCGCCAACAATCGCCACCTGGGAAGCAGGCAGTCCCATATCCTGAAGCGCCATTTGGAAAAAGTCGATTGACGGCTTGCCCATGATTTTCGCTTGCTTGCCACTGGCATATTCCAAGGCGACGACAAAGCCGCCAATGTCCATCTGCAAGCCGGATTCGGTCTGCCAAAACCGGTTTTTATGCATGGCGATCAGCTCTGCCCCTGAAAACAATAACCGGAAAGCGCGATTGAGAATGGCATAATTCCAAGCCTCGCCGATATCTCCAATCACCACCGCATCAGCCTTTTCATCCGATTGCTGAAACCTGGTAAAATCCTGCTTCACATCCTCGGCCAACAGCAAGTGACAAACAGGCCTGCCTTTGGACTTCAAATACAACAATGCCGCCTGTGGAGCGCTGATGATTTCTGATTTCGGAATATCGAACCCTAACCCGGCGAGTTTCTTTTGCAGAGAAGCCAAAGAACGCGTGCTGGTATTGGTAATAAAACGCAGCTTGTAACCATGCTGGCGAATTGCGGAAATTGCGTTATGCGCGCCTTCTATTACTGTATCGCCCACATATAACACGCCATCAAGATCCAACAGCAATCCCCGAATGCCCTCGATTTTTTTCATCTTAGTCATCCATCAATTTTCAGTCTGATTCAATGTTGCTTTACTCAACCTATCAGTTCCACGAGAGGGGGCAGACCCTTCCCAGCCCCCGGACAAGCAAACTGACAGGTGGCAAGGTTGCTTTACGAAGACAAACCCACACTAAACCGGTACTGGTATAATATTGCACCTTTTTTTGCCAACGTCCAAAAGAGGAAGCTAACCATGTCTGATATCCCCGTTTTCAAAACCGGCGAAGCCACGGTTTTCGCCAGCAACGATCAAGGCACCGACGCCATGCCCGAAGTGGTCCTGGGGGCGCTGAACGGGCCTGTGGGTAATGCCTTCGCGACGCTGATGGGCCAGACCGAAGGCCACACCCGGCTGTTTGCCATCCGCGCCTGTAACCAGCAGGTTAAACCCGCCACCTTGATGGTACCCAAGGTCACCATGAAAAGTACGGCTTATATCAATTTGTTCTTTGGCGTGGTTCAGTCCGCCATTGCCGACGCGGTGATTGATTCGGTCATCGACGGCGTCATTCCCAAGGACTGGGCCAACGAAGTAGGTATCATTGTCAATGTGTGGCTCGACCCCTGGTGCGCCGAGCAAGAAAATCCAGACAAAAAGGATCTTTACCGCACCAATTATGAAGCCACCAAACTGGCCATCAAGCGGGCAATCAACGACGAGCCGACTATCGAGGAACTGATTGAAAACCGCAACAAAATCCATCATGAAATGTATGATCCTGTCACCGGCGAGTCTAAATGGTAAGCGGAGATCAGCATGCATAAAGTAACCTTAATCCCCGGTGACGGGATTGGTCCTGAAATCACCGAAGCCGCCGTCCGGGTCATCGAAGCGACAGGCGTCCCCATCGA contains:
- a CDS encoding HAD family hydrolase; the protein is MKKIEGIRGLLLDLDGVLYVGDTVIEGAHNAISAIRQHGYKLRFITNTSTRSLASLQKKLAGLGFDIPKSEIISAPQAALLYLKSKGRPVCHLLLAEDVKQDFTRFQQSDEKADAVVIGDIGEAWNYAILNRAFRLLFSGAELIAMHKNRFWQTESGLQMDIGGFVVALEYASGKQAKIMGKPSIDFFQMALQDMGLPASQVAIVGDDIESDIGGGQQAGLMGILVKTGKYRESFVKASKIQPDLVIDSIADLPKVLGLSE
- a CDS encoding aldehyde-activating protein produces the protein MSDIPVFKTGEATVFASNDQGTDAMPEVVLGALNGPVGNAFATLMGQTEGHTRLFAIRACNQQVKPATLMVPKVTMKSTAYINLFFGVVQSAIADAVIDSVIDGVIPKDWANEVGIIVNVWLDPWCAEQENPDKKDLYRTNYEATKLAIKRAINDEPTIEELIENRNKIHHEMYDPVTGESKW